Proteins from one Listeria innocua genomic window:
- a CDS encoding UvrB/UvrC motif-containing protein, giving the protein MICQKCGENKAIIALQQLNEAGKVESLYLCENCATKEALASEKDLVKAMDTFSEVALDFLTLLQKEESAQKKVVCENCNLSFEEFLQTNRVGCAECYSAFEEQLVPIIGRVQNGYKKHVGKVPVEIERAEDVQNEINRLQDKLADLVKNEEFEEAAVIRDEIRALKAGGEDK; this is encoded by the coding sequence ATGATTTGTCAAAAGTGTGGGGAAAACAAGGCGATAATTGCGCTTCAACAGTTAAATGAAGCTGGGAAAGTGGAGTCGTTATACTTGTGCGAGAATTGTGCTACTAAGGAGGCGCTTGCTTCTGAAAAAGACCTTGTTAAAGCAATGGATACTTTTAGTGAAGTTGCTTTGGATTTTTTGACGTTATTACAAAAAGAAGAATCTGCTCAGAAAAAAGTGGTTTGCGAAAATTGCAATCTAAGCTTTGAGGAGTTTTTGCAAACTAATCGGGTTGGTTGTGCGGAGTGTTATTCGGCTTTTGAGGAGCAATTAGTTCCGATTATTGGTCGAGTGCAAAATGGTTATAAAAAGCATGTTGGAAAAGTACCTGTGGAAATTGAACGTGCGGAAGATGTGCAGAATGAGATAAACCGTCTTCAAGATAAGTTGGCGGACTTAGTGAAAAATGAAGAATTTGAGGAAGCTGCAGTTATTCGTGATGAAATAAGGGCTTTGAAAGCTGGGGGTGAGGATAAATGA
- a CDS encoding protein arginine kinase encodes MNVFEPRLSSWLENAGDDDDVVLSSRIRLARNLKDEQFPIYDQKEEVVDNIAEVFDDNFTLIKMNQISKLQKALLVEKHLISPYMMNKSEYGAVLLNEEENVSIMLNEEDHLRIQCMTPGLRLFDALEAALQIDGYVEEKLTYAFDKQFGYLTSCVTNIGTGMRASVMVHLPGLVTTKRIKSVIEAIRSLGFVVRGIYGEGSMPASSIFQVSNQVTLGKTETEIVEDLTQVMEQIIMQERVARTTLKQKFHIALEDRVFRSYGLLMNCRIISMQEASDAISDIRLGVELGFFEHISRQKMNELVLFSQPAFLRKEAGRDMDELEEKVIRAKVIREILGDK; translated from the coding sequence ATGAATGTATTTGAACCTCGGCTCAGTTCTTGGTTAGAAAATGCTGGTGATGACGATGATGTTGTCCTGAGCTCACGTATTAGACTTGCTAGAAATTTAAAAGATGAGCAGTTTCCTATTTATGACCAAAAGGAAGAGGTTGTTGATAATATCGCGGAGGTATTTGATGATAATTTCACTTTAATCAAAATGAATCAGATTTCTAAGTTGCAAAAGGCTCTTTTAGTGGAAAAGCATTTAATTAGTCCTTATATGATGAATAAAAGTGAATATGGTGCCGTTCTTTTAAATGAAGAAGAAAATGTGAGTATTATGTTAAATGAAGAAGATCATTTGCGGATACAATGCATGACACCGGGATTAAGGTTGTTTGATGCTTTAGAGGCAGCATTGCAAATTGATGGATATGTGGAAGAAAAATTAACTTATGCTTTTGATAAACAGTTTGGTTATTTAACGAGTTGTGTGACGAATATTGGAACTGGGATGAGAGCTTCTGTAATGGTGCATTTGCCAGGGCTTGTTACTACGAAAAGAATTAAAAGTGTGATTGAAGCGATTAGGAGCCTCGGTTTTGTGGTAAGAGGTATATACGGGGAAGGTAGCATGCCCGCTAGTAGTATTTTTCAAGTTTCTAATCAAGTGACTTTAGGCAAAACTGAGACGGAAATCGTGGAAGATTTAACGCAAGTCATGGAACAAATCATTATGCAAGAACGTGTGGCTAGGACTACTTTGAAGCAAAAGTTTCACATTGCACTTGAAGATAGAGTTTTTAGATCATATGGTTTATTGATGAATTGTCGAATTATATCTATGCAAGAAGCTTCGGATGCTATTTCTGATATTAGACTTGGTGTGGAATTAGGGTTTTTCGAGCATATTTCTCGCCAAAAAATGAATGAATTGGTACTATTCTCGCAACCAGCTTTTTTGAGAAAAGAAGCAGGACGAGATATGGATGAATTAGAAGAGAAAGTAATACGGGCCAAAGTGATTCGCGAGATTTTGGGCGATAAATAA
- a CDS encoding CtsR family transcriptional regulator has product MKNISDIIEAYLKQVLESSEAVEIKRSEIADKFECVPSQINYVINTRFTMERGYIVESKRGGGGYIRIIKVKMNDKLQLLEAIISMVHDKKVSQSFSEDVILRLLEEDVITKKEARLMVAALDREVLILPLPDRDILRSRILESMLVALKYD; this is encoded by the coding sequence ATGAAAAATATTTCTGATATTATAGAAGCTTATTTAAAGCAAGTGCTGGAGTCTAGTGAAGCAGTTGAAATTAAGAGAAGTGAAATTGCGGATAAGTTTGAATGTGTGCCTTCTCAAATCAACTATGTAATCAACACTAGATTTACAATGGAACGCGGGTATATTGTTGAAAGTAAACGCGGTGGTGGCGGATATATTCGAATCATCAAAGTGAAAATGAATGATAAGCTTCAATTATTAGAAGCTATTATATCTATGGTTCATGATAAAAAGGTATCTCAATCTTTTTCTGAAGATGTAATTTTAAGGTTACTTGAAGAAGATGTTATAACGAAGAAAGAAGCAAGACTGATGGTTGCTGCACTTGATCGTGAGGTTTTAATTTTACCTCTGCCAGATAGAGATATTTTGCGTAGTAGGATACTCGAATCAATGTTAGTTGCTTTGAAATATGATTAA